In one Nostoc sp. KVJ3 genomic region, the following are encoded:
- a CDS encoding iron uptake porin: MFNRSFHNLFMESMIVGATLLGSTSAYAEDSNLVAGTQTNIPTAIAQTPKIPAINSDASVPQTNSMSQVTSVSQFSDVQPTDWAFQALQSLVERYGCIAGYPNSTYRGNRAITRYEFAAGLNACLSRINELIATATSDLVSKEDLTTVKRLQEEFTAELSTLRGRVDSLESRTAELEAHQFSTTTKLSAEAIFAITNAFSGSVNNSNTVFQDRVRLVFKSSFTGRDTLNVRLTGGNATTLRLPNGTAEGLQTFNLSPANNSDFLDWLAYYFPIGDKIEAYVGAVNGVFFDFIPTLSPYLDSATGGGRALTEFASSSPIYRIGGGAGAGINYKLSEKVVLSLGYLAGDHASPQVGSGLFNGQYGAIAQIAWNPNKNSGIGLTYVNAYQNRGAIFDIGSGGAIVGTAQANTPFDEVITNSYGAEAFYKFSSKVAVNGFFGYTNAKNLAGSGSAEIWYYALGLAFPDLGKQGNLGGVLVGAEPYRGGNPAPANDLSLHIEGFYKYQLTDNIAITPGVIWITAPGQNNDNQDAVIGTVRTTFTF, from the coding sequence ATGTTCAATCGTTCATTTCATAATTTATTCATGGAATCGATGATTGTGGGAGCTACTTTGCTAGGCAGCACATCAGCTTATGCTGAAGACAGTAATTTAGTGGCTGGGACTCAAACAAATATACCAACTGCGATCGCACAAACGCCTAAAATTCCCGCAATCAATAGTGATGCAAGCGTTCCACAGACAAACAGTATGTCTCAGGTAACATCTGTATCACAGTTTTCAGATGTGCAGCCAACTGATTGGGCTTTTCAAGCGCTCCAGTCTTTAGTTGAGCGTTATGGATGTATTGCGGGGTATCCAAATAGTACTTATCGGGGAAACCGCGCCATAACTCGCTATGAATTTGCAGCAGGTTTAAATGCTTGTTTATCTCGGATTAACGAGCTAATTGCAACAGCTACATCTGACTTAGTTAGCAAAGAAGATTTAACTACTGTAAAAAGGCTGCAAGAAGAATTTACTGCTGAACTATCAACTCTACGGGGTCGCGTTGATAGTTTAGAATCTCGCACTGCTGAACTCGAAGCACATCAGTTTTCAACAACTACAAAACTGTCTGCGGAAGCAATTTTCGCCATCACAAATGCCTTCAGTGGCTCTGTTAATAATAGCAACACAGTTTTTCAAGATAGAGTCCGCCTCGTTTTCAAAAGTAGTTTTACAGGTAGAGACACTCTGAACGTCCGTTTAACTGGTGGAAATGCCACTACTTTGAGATTGCCAAATGGTACAGCCGAAGGACTTCAAACCTTTAATCTTTCTCCAGCCAACAACAGTGATTTTCTCGATTGGCTCGCCTATTACTTCCCGATTGGAGACAAAATAGAAGCTTATGTAGGAGCAGTAAACGGAGTATTTTTTGATTTTATTCCTACTCTCAGTCCCTATTTAGATAGTGCCACGGGAGGCGGTCGCGCTCTGACAGAATTTGCTTCGTCTAGCCCTATCTATAGAATTGGTGGTGGTGCTGGTGCTGGAATCAATTACAAACTCAGTGAGAAAGTAGTATTGAGCTTGGGTTATTTAGCAGGAGATCATGCCAGTCCTCAAGTAGGGAGCGGCCTATTTAATGGTCAATATGGCGCGATCGCACAAATAGCATGGAACCCTAACAAAAACTCTGGCATTGGTTTGACTTATGTAAATGCCTATCAAAATCGGGGAGCGATATTTGATATTGGTAGTGGTGGAGCGATCGTCGGAACTGCACAAGCCAACACTCCTTTTGATGAAGTAATTACAAACTCTTATGGAGCAGAAGCTTTTTACAAATTCAGTTCTAAAGTTGCAGTCAATGGCTTCTTTGGCTACACTAACGCCAAAAATTTGGCTGGTAGTGGTAGTGCAGAGATTTGGTACTATGCTTTGGGATTGGCATTCCCAGATTTAGGTAAACAAGGCAACCTTGGTGGCGTTCTTGTAGGTGCAGAACCATATCGGGGTGGAAATCCAGCACCTGCAAACGATTTATCCTTACATATTGAAGGCTTTTACAAGTATCAACTTACAGATAATATTGCCATCACCCCCGGCGTTATTTGGATAACGGCTCCTGGTCAAAATAATGACAATCAAGATGCGGTAATTGGCACTGTAAGAACAACCTTCACCTTTTAG
- a CDS encoding acyl-CoA dehydrogenase family protein: MQLIETKESQNYLDIAKSLAEEFAQTAVERDAQGGTPKHERDRLRQSNLLELIIPTEYGGLGQNWITVLQITREFAKVDSSIAHVFSYHHLGVVIPHIFGSAEQKQRYYSETIDNNWFWCNALNPLDKRTTLIPENDYFRLNGIKSFCSGSQDSDILPISATNQETGELSILAIPTQRQGVTVHHDWNNIGQRQTDSGSVTFENVLVYPEEILGSRDKASQPFSTIRACLTQLNLANIYLGIAQGAFEAAKTYTSTNTKPWLTSGVESATQDPYILQHYGKIWVDLQAAVYLTEQAGVLLQAAWEQEWSLTAEQRGECALLVASAKVFATRVGLDITNRIFEVMGARATSAKYGFDRYWRNLRTFTLHDPVDYKIQDIGKWALNNELPKPNFYS, from the coding sequence ATGCAATTAATAGAAACGAAAGAATCTCAAAATTATTTGGATATAGCTAAGTCTTTAGCAGAGGAATTTGCCCAGACTGCTGTAGAGCGAGATGCCCAAGGGGGAACACCAAAACATGAACGCGATCGCTTGCGCCAAAGCAACTTATTAGAACTTATTATACCTACAGAGTACGGAGGGTTAGGGCAAAACTGGATTACTGTTCTGCAAATTACCCGCGAGTTTGCCAAAGTTGATAGTTCCATTGCTCACGTCTTTTCTTATCATCATTTAGGTGTAGTTATTCCTCATATCTTTGGTTCGGCAGAACAAAAACAGCGATATTATTCAGAAACTATTGACAACAATTGGTTCTGGTGCAATGCCCTCAATCCATTAGATAAAAGAACTACTCTCATACCCGAAAATGATTATTTCCGTCTCAACGGGATTAAAAGCTTTTGCTCTGGCTCTCAAGACTCGGATATATTGCCGATTTCTGCCACTAATCAAGAAACTGGGGAATTGAGTATTTTGGCAATTCCCACCCAACGGCAAGGCGTTACAGTACATCATGATTGGAATAATATCGGGCAACGCCAAACAGATAGCGGTAGTGTTACATTTGAAAATGTATTGGTATATCCTGAAGAAATTCTTGGTAGTAGAGACAAAGCAAGTCAACCCTTCAGCACTATTCGCGCCTGTTTAACTCAATTGAATCTTGCTAATATCTACCTGGGAATTGCACAGGGAGCATTTGAAGCTGCTAAAACATATACTTCCACTAATACCAAACCTTGGTTGACATCTGGTGTCGAGAGTGCAACCCAAGATCCTTACATCCTTCAGCACTATGGCAAAATCTGGGTTGATCTCCAAGCAGCCGTGTATCTAACTGAACAGGCGGGAGTATTACTACAAGCAGCTTGGGAGCAAGAATGGTCACTTACCGCCGAACAACGGGGAGAATGTGCGCTTTTGGTTGCTAGTGCCAAAGTTTTCGCCACTAGAGTCGGTTTAGACATTACCAACCGCATCTTTGAAGTTATGGGCGCACGCGCTACTAGTGCCAAATATGGCTTTGATCGTTATTGGCGTAATCTCCGCACGTTCACTCTGCACGATCCAGTAGATTACAAAATCCAAGATATAGGAAAGTGGGCGTTAAATAATGAACTGCCAAAACCCAACTTTTATTCATAG
- the cas10 gene encoding type III-B CRISPR-associated protein Cas10/Cmr2 has protein sequence MNDSRTRTITALAWCLAWSKNNDRIQDKLSTLHQIRQTLKDDQDVPESIKSVVTQAQQLYDIPEKYFPNTLKDLEKDYQDLWNDKTPIGLVYGGATKIKQYVFEAAKLNDIRGASALLDRINLDDLPGFFGDGSHVRRIHKWLINNEFADLTKALIPELIIYSTGGSILAFCPAAFTDKLANAIEKRYTHETLTANSCAVGDTFRLLEFRFGLLQNPIENTLWLEEYRKKPNNPIIKAYFDQSSESDPEKKFWQRKNFNELVGKLANQFTHRRNGNASPKTERPSRSYPPMFETHPYLQRDETDNRSAVAETNLPGTPSFSDALARKVIVGQHSKRDGLRQGWYDEKFGFCRKSGKKELWKPGYFPSWVTRFRQFLEGENHEGSGCLEEYYRVTEGSPVTQALSLREIGNVSTPRGFVGYIYADGNNMGGYLRQHIRTPEKYREFSEQVLKATQNSVYIALKKHLKPRQLNHLTDPDNAYRNGQWIYPFEIITIGGDDVLLIVPADKALDIAKSIGEEFEREILKSPGFRLNTPYDPEKVHRYQGEKPSEYTYQCELSMSAGVLITAENTPIYYAEELTNQLLKSSKKLAKDLKRDYQYYGGTVDFLALKAVTMIASNIKDFREEGLTKDNLKFYASPYTLHELGGLLQTVEVLKKANFPKSQLYQIRSLLERGKHTAILNYRYFRVRLQQGQNELETDFEKAWCKPKDETNHGNLAPWMSRKSKESDADAEKTIYETIWRDLVDLYPFLIEKEQTPANQGEQQEQGVNQ, from the coding sequence ATGAACGATTCTCGTACACGCACAATTACTGCACTAGCCTGGTGTCTTGCTTGGAGCAAAAATAACGATCGCATTCAAGATAAACTCAGTACTTTGCATCAAATACGACAGACACTTAAAGATGATCAGGATGTGCCGGAAAGTATAAAATCTGTTGTTACACAAGCACAACAACTTTATGATATTCCAGAGAAGTATTTCCCCAACACACTCAAAGACTTAGAGAAAGATTATCAAGACCTTTGGAACGATAAAACGCCCATTGGCTTAGTTTATGGTGGTGCGACAAAGATTAAACAATACGTTTTTGAAGCTGCTAAACTCAACGATATTCGAGGCGCTTCGGCACTTCTCGATCGGATCAATCTTGACGATCTTCCTGGATTTTTCGGTGATGGTAGCCATGTAAGGCGTATACATAAATGGCTTATTAATAATGAATTTGCGGATTTAACCAAAGCACTCATCCCAGAACTGATTATCTACTCTACAGGTGGAAGTATTCTTGCTTTTTGCCCTGCCGCATTTACTGACAAACTCGCCAATGCAATTGAAAAACGCTACACTCACGAAACTCTGACTGCCAACTCCTGTGCTGTTGGTGACACTTTCCGCCTTTTAGAATTCCGGTTCGGGTTGCTGCAAAACCCAATTGAAAATACGCTATGGCTTGAAGAATACAGGAAAAAACCAAATAATCCCATTATTAAAGCTTATTTTGACCAATCAAGTGAATCTGACCCAGAAAAGAAATTTTGGCAACGCAAGAATTTTAACGAACTTGTGGGAAAACTTGCCAACCAATTTACCCACCGCCGCAACGGAAATGCATCACCAAAGACAGAACGTCCGAGTCGTTCCTACCCGCCGATGTTTGAAACTCATCCCTACTTGCAACGGGATGAAACTGATAATCGATCTGCTGTGGCAGAAACGAATTTACCGGGAACGCCTAGTTTTTCTGATGCCCTAGCACGAAAAGTCATCGTCGGACAGCACAGCAAACGCGATGGACTGCGACAAGGATGGTATGATGAAAAATTTGGATTTTGCCGAAAGTCAGGGAAAAAGGAGTTATGGAAACCTGGCTATTTCCCCAGTTGGGTGACAAGGTTTCGACAATTCCTAGAAGGTGAAAATCACGAAGGTTCAGGATGCTTAGAGGAATATTATCGAGTAACAGAAGGCTCTCCAGTCACACAAGCTCTTTCTTTACGAGAAATTGGTAACGTTAGCACACCTCGCGGCTTTGTGGGTTATATTTACGCCGATGGCAACAATATGGGTGGCTACCTCCGCCAGCACATCCGCACACCAGAAAAATACCGCGAGTTTAGTGAACAAGTTTTGAAGGCAACGCAGAATTCTGTTTACATTGCCCTAAAAAAACATCTTAAACCCCGCCAACTCAATCATCTCACTGATCCAGATAACGCTTATCGTAATGGACAGTGGATTTATCCTTTTGAAATTATTACCATTGGTGGCGATGATGTGTTGTTAATCGTACCTGCGGATAAAGCCTTAGATATTGCCAAAAGCATAGGTGAAGAATTTGAACGAGAAATATTAAAATCACCAGGATTTAGGCTCAACACACCCTACGACCCTGAAAAAGTCCACCGCTACCAAGGGGAAAAACCATCTGAGTATACATACCAGTGTGAATTAAGTATGTCCGCAGGTGTGCTGATAACTGCCGAAAATACACCCATTTACTACGCAGAAGAACTTACCAATCAACTGCTGAAATCATCGAAGAAACTCGCTAAAGACCTAAAACGTGACTATCAGTACTACGGTGGAACGGTTGATTTTTTAGCATTAAAAGCCGTAACAATGATTGCGTCAAATATTAAAGATTTCCGCGAAGAAGGATTAACAAAAGATAATCTCAAGTTCTACGCTTCACCTTATACCCTTCATGAACTAGGAGGGTTATTGCAGACTGTGGAAGTACTCAAAAAAGCTAATTTTCCGAAATCGCAACTATATCAAATTCGTAGTTTGTTAGAAAGAGGTAAACATACTGCTATCTTAAATTATCGCTATTTCCGAGTACGACTGCAACAAGGACAAAACGAACTAGAAACTGACTTTGAGAAGGCATGGTGTAAACCAAAAGATGAAACTAATCACGGTAATCTTGCTCCGTGGATGTCCAGAAAATCAAAAGAATCTGATGCAGATGCAGAAAAAACTATCTATGAAACTATTTGGCGTGACTTGGTAGATTTATACCCGTTTCTAATAGAAAAGGAGCAAACACCAGCTAATCAAGGGGAACAGCAAGAACAAGGAGTAAACCAATGA